A region from the Sphingopyxis lindanitolerans genome encodes:
- a CDS encoding PAS domain-containing protein, with product MARVGETQRVSAADFIRGFGNWRLQAAQRPVVVTHHGKDAHVLISLDDYRRLGDAGVPASALRDSLADLVESIRDAVIVIDRERRIAAVNPSASDMLEIAAADLIGHPLADAVPALGHHLLLAHVNRLLDHRERFAGEVPGLLRPRQWLRVDLVPLAVGGAIILRDISAAMDEQGAGDARRALADAIEAHGAIGRAVLSVREAIEDANEALTAMVGVDPAAIRRVRFSALIAMGERAAFLDALETLFRTGTPSRLPSALVTREGTVLPVALAMAERRGAYASEGAVVVVTKTNCRA from the coding sequence GTGGCGAGGGTCGGGGAAACGCAGCGCGTATCGGCGGCGGACTTTATCCGGGGTTTCGGGAATTGGCGATTGCAGGCGGCGCAGAGGCCGGTCGTGGTGACGCATCATGGCAAGGATGCGCATGTGCTGATCTCGCTCGACGATTATCGTCGGCTCGGCGACGCGGGCGTACCCGCATCGGCGTTACGGGACTCGCTCGCCGACCTGGTCGAATCGATCCGCGACGCGGTGATCGTCATCGATCGCGAACGCCGGATCGCCGCGGTCAATCCGTCGGCGTCGGACATGCTCGAAATCGCGGCGGCGGACCTGATCGGCCACCCGCTCGCCGACGCCGTGCCCGCGCTCGGTCATCACCTTCTCCTCGCCCATGTCAACCGGCTGCTCGATCATCGCGAGCGTTTCGCGGGCGAGGTGCCGGGGCTGCTGCGGCCGCGCCAATGGCTGCGCGTCGACCTGGTGCCGCTCGCCGTCGGCGGCGCGATCATCCTTCGCGACATCAGCGCCGCGATGGACGAACAGGGGGCGGGCGATGCGCGCCGCGCACTCGCCGATGCCATCGAGGCGCATGGCGCGATCGGCCGCGCGGTCCTGTCGGTCCGCGAGGCGATCGAGGATGCGAACGAAGCCCTGACCGCGATGGTCGGCGTCGATCCCGCCGCGATCCGCCGGGTGCGCTTTTCGGCGCTGATCGCGATGGGCGAGCGCGCGGCTTTTCTCGACGCGCTGGAAACCCTGTTCCGCACCGGCACGCCGTCGCGCCTGCCTTCCGCGCTGGTGACGCGCGAAGGCACCGTGCTACCGGTCGCGCTGGCGATGGCCGAGCGGCGCGGCGCCTATGCCAGCGAAGGCGCGGTGGTGGTCGTGACTAAAACCAATTGCCGCGCGTGA
- a CDS encoding TadG family pilus assembly protein yields the protein MAALRNFSADRRGGISIATAFALAMLIGSAALAVDIGSFSLDRRKLQGIADAAALAAAGRPGAERAAAERIIAANCNCNIVIASLTPGTYRPDPAVQAERRFTAGGSAPNAVRIVLTRDRPMVFGRFLTGRDETVIGASATAARRGYAAFSLGSRVAALHGGVPNALLSALTGSQVKLSVMDYNALANADIDLLAFSDALRTELGANVLTFGQTLDTQATLPQILSALAAASDGQAATALSTLATNAVPTSLFPSRAIDLGPRSSSIRVDEANPVKVNAMSLLRSMLLLANANRQVDLSVASNLPGGSGVDIALLIGEPPADSPLIAITDTQQVVVRTAQVRLKLVTKVALPLASVEIPVYAELGSASARITDIDCFAGNSDAVTLGITTSPAKLAIGKVADSDFQDMQRPLDPEPVKLVKLPLASVEGKAELVLSDLNEKPARFTRDEIDDGMVKTVESSGLVAGAAKSLADRIDLKVNVLGLGLNALSGVVGEALGLAAPVLDGVLEGLTGVLGVHIGEADARVNALRCGRAKLV from the coding sequence ATGGCGGCTCTGCGCAATTTTTCGGCGGATCGGCGCGGCGGCATCAGCATCGCCACCGCTTTCGCGCTCGCGATGCTGATCGGATCGGCGGCGCTCGCGGTCGATATCGGTTCCTTCTCGCTCGACCGCCGCAAGCTCCAGGGGATCGCCGACGCCGCCGCGCTCGCCGCGGCCGGACGACCGGGGGCGGAGCGCGCGGCCGCCGAGCGGATCATCGCCGCCAATTGCAATTGCAACATCGTCATCGCGTCGCTGACGCCGGGCACCTATCGACCCGACCCGGCCGTGCAGGCCGAACGGCGTTTCACCGCCGGCGGAAGCGCGCCGAACGCGGTGCGCATCGTGCTGACGCGCGACCGGCCGATGGTCTTCGGCCGCTTTTTGACCGGCCGCGACGAGACGGTCATCGGCGCATCGGCGACCGCGGCGCGGCGGGGCTATGCCGCCTTTTCGCTCGGCTCGCGCGTCGCGGCGCTTCACGGCGGGGTGCCGAACGCGCTGCTCTCCGCGCTGACCGGAAGCCAGGTCAAGCTGTCGGTGATGGACTATAACGCGCTGGCGAATGCCGACATCGACCTGCTCGCTTTTTCGGACGCGCTGCGCACCGAACTCGGCGCCAATGTGCTGACGTTCGGCCAGACCCTCGACACGCAGGCGACGCTGCCGCAAATACTGTCGGCGCTGGCGGCGGCAAGCGACGGCCAGGCCGCGACGGCGCTCAGCACGCTGGCCACGAACGCGGTGCCGACAAGCCTTTTCCCCTCGCGCGCGATCGACCTTGGCCCGCGGTCGTCGAGCATCCGCGTCGATGAAGCGAATCCGGTGAAGGTCAACGCCATGAGCCTGCTGCGCTCGATGCTGCTGCTCGCCAACGCGAACCGCCAGGTCGACCTGTCGGTCGCCAGCAACCTGCCCGGCGGGTCGGGGGTCGATATCGCGCTCCTGATCGGCGAACCGCCCGCGGACTCGCCGCTGATCGCGATCACCGACACGCAGCAGGTCGTCGTGCGAACCGCGCAGGTGCGGCTGAAACTGGTGACCAAGGTCGCGCTGCCGCTCGCGAGCGTCGAGATCCCGGTCTATGCCGAATTGGGATCGGCGTCGGCGCGGATCACCGATATCGATTGCTTCGCGGGGAACAGCGACGCGGTGACGCTCGGTATCACGACTTCACCCGCGAAGCTGGCGATCGGCAAGGTCGCCGACAGCGATTTTCAGGACATGCAGCGCCCGCTCGATCCCGAGCCGGTCAAGCTCGTCAAGCTGCCGCTCGCCAGCGTCGAGGGGAAGGCCGAACTCGTCCTGTCCGATCTCAACGAAAAGCCTGCGCGCTTCACCCGCGACGAGATCGACGACGGCATGGTCAAGACGGTCGAAAGCAGCGGCCTGGTCGCCGGGGCGGCGAAGTCGCTCGCCGACCGGATCGACCTCAAGGTCAATGTCCTGGGCCTCGGCCTCAACGCCCTGTCGGGGGTGGTCGGCGAGGCGCTGGGCCTCGCCGCGCCGGTGCTCGACGGGGTGCTGGAGGGGCTGACCGGAGTGCTCGGCGTCCATATCGGCGAGGCCGACGCCCGGGTGAACGCGCTGCGCTGCGGCCGGGCCAAGCTCGTTTGA
- the yghU gene encoding glutathione-dependent disulfide-bond oxidoreductase, protein MTDQADYVPPSIWTWDKESGGRFANINRPVAGPTHDKDLPIGKHPLQLYSLGTPNGVKVTVMLEELLAAGHGGAEYDAWLINIGEGDQFSSGFVGANPNSKIPALVDRSGAAPIRVFESGAILIHLAEKFGAFLPTDPAQRAETLSWLMWQMGSAPFLGGGFGHFYAYAPFKQEYPINRYAMEVKRQLDVLDRQLATSEYIAGSDYTIADMAIWPWYGALAKGLVYDAGEFLQVQDYSHVQRWTDQVAARPAVKRGRMVNRVVGDPASQLRERHDASDFDLRTQDKLEVEQPAE, encoded by the coding sequence ATGACCGATCAAGCCGACTATGTTCCGCCCAGCATCTGGACATGGGACAAGGAAAGCGGCGGGCGTTTCGCCAACATCAACCGCCCCGTCGCCGGCCCGACGCACGACAAGGACCTGCCGATCGGCAAGCATCCGCTCCAGCTCTATTCGCTCGGCACGCCCAATGGGGTGAAGGTCACCGTGATGCTCGAGGAATTGCTCGCGGCAGGCCATGGCGGGGCCGAATATGACGCATGGCTCATCAATATCGGCGAAGGCGACCAGTTTTCTAGCGGCTTCGTCGGCGCCAATCCGAACAGCAAGATTCCCGCGCTCGTCGATCGCAGCGGCGCCGCGCCGATCCGCGTCTTCGAATCGGGGGCGATCCTGATCCATCTGGCCGAGAAATTCGGCGCCTTCCTGCCCACCGATCCGGCGCAGCGCGCCGAGACGCTGTCGTGGCTGATGTGGCAGATGGGCAGCGCACCCTTCCTCGGCGGCGGTTTCGGTCATTTCTATGCCTATGCGCCGTTTAAGCAGGAATATCCGATCAACCGCTATGCGATGGAAGTGAAGCGCCAGCTCGACGTGCTCGACCGGCAACTCGCGACCAGCGAATATATCGCGGGGTCGGACTATACGATCGCCGACATGGCGATCTGGCCCTGGTATGGCGCGCTCGCGAAAGGCCTCGTCTATGACGCGGGCGAATTCCTGCAAGTGCAGGATTATAGCCATGTCCAGCGCTGGACCGACCAGGTCGCGGCGCGCCCGGCGGTAAAGCGCGGGCGGATGGTCAACCGCGTGGTCGGCGACCCCGCCAGCCAGCTTCGCGAACGCCACGACGCCTCGGATTTCGACCTGCGCACCCAGGACAAGCTCGAGGTCGAACAGCCCGCCGAATGA
- a CDS encoding FecR family protein, with amino-acid sequence MADDARTAAEARATDWIIRQRDPAFADWDGFTDWLAEDPDHADLYDALASLDRDLDALPPEHAPSVVIRPETPRRPSRRAWFGGAVAAALVAVVALPQLGLFGDPNRIETAAGEHRSITLADGSKIEINGASVLELDKDRPRFARLESGEAMFHVIHREDDPFVVEAGASRIVDLGTAFNVVRRDRRTSVAVSEGVVLYNPQRDKVRVTAGQAIEAGDADAKPPRVHPIDIANVGGWRTGLLVYNDAPLSIVAEDLRRTAGIEVAVAPDAAGQSFRGALIIDKDRARTVADLAALSGTIAERRGDGWVLTR; translated from the coding sequence ATGGCTGACGATGCAAGAACCGCCGCCGAGGCGCGGGCGACCGACTGGATCATCCGGCAGCGCGACCCCGCCTTCGCCGATTGGGACGGCTTCACCGACTGGCTGGCCGAAGACCCCGACCATGCGGACCTGTACGACGCGCTCGCGAGCCTCGACCGCGATCTTGACGCGCTGCCGCCCGAGCATGCGCCATCGGTCGTGATCAGGCCCGAAACCCCGCGCCGTCCGTCGCGGCGGGCTTGGTTCGGCGGCGCCGTCGCGGCGGCGCTTGTCGCGGTGGTCGCCCTGCCGCAGCTCGGCTTGTTCGGCGACCCGAACCGGATCGAGACGGCGGCGGGCGAGCATCGCTCGATCACGCTCGCTGACGGGTCGAAGATCGAGATCAATGGCGCATCGGTCCTTGAGCTCGACAAGGACCGCCCGCGCTTCGCCCGGCTGGAATCGGGCGAGGCGATGTTCCATGTCATTCACCGCGAGGATGATCCGTTCGTCGTCGAGGCTGGAGCTTCGCGCATCGTCGACCTCGGCACCGCGTTCAACGTCGTTCGCCGCGACCGCCGGACCTCGGTCGCGGTGTCGGAGGGCGTGGTTCTCTATAACCCGCAGCGCGACAAGGTTCGCGTCACCGCCGGGCAGGCGATCGAGGCCGGCGACGCCGACGCCAAGCCGCCGCGGGTGCATCCGATCGATATCGCCAACGTCGGCGGCTGGCGCACCGGGCTTCTCGTCTATAATGACGCGCCGCTCTCCATCGTTGCCGAGGATCTGAGGCGCACGGCGGGGATCGAGGTCGCGGTCGCCCCCGATGCCGCGGGGCAATCGTTCCGCGGCGCGCTGATCATCGACAAGGACCGTGCGCGGACGGTCGCCGATCTCGCGGCGCTGTCGGGCACCATCGCCGAGCGTCGCGGCGACGGCTGGGTGCTGACACGTTAA
- a CDS encoding acyl-CoA dehydrogenase family protein encodes MDMEFSPEDLAFQKEVREFIAENYPAELRGKQDEGDELGKEDFLAWHRILYKKGWVAPAWPVEYGGTGWTPTQRFIFSEETARADCIRLMPFGLAMVGPVIYTFGTPEQKAHFLPRILSGEDWWCQGYSEPGAGSDLASLRTAAVRDGDDYIVNGQKTWTTMAQHADWGFFLVRTDKDAKQQEGISFLLVDMKSPGITVRPIITLGGEHEVNEVWLEDVRVPQSQRVYEENKGWTCAKFLLAHERTGIAGVASSKRGIEKVKEIARTELDGDKPLFANPFFKRKLAELEIDLTALEFTELRSLAGANAGKGPGPESSLLKIKGSEIQQRLTELTLEAVGHYGAPYFRGFGANDLGGDNEHPIGPDYAHRAAPTYFNMRKTTIYGGSNEIQRNIIAKMVLGL; translated from the coding sequence ATGGACATGGAGTTCAGCCCCGAAGACCTCGCCTTCCAGAAGGAAGTGCGCGAGTTCATCGCCGAAAATTACCCCGCCGAATTGCGCGGCAAGCAGGATGAAGGCGACGAGCTGGGCAAGGAGGATTTCCTCGCCTGGCACCGCATCCTTTACAAAAAGGGCTGGGTCGCCCCCGCGTGGCCGGTCGAATATGGCGGCACCGGCTGGACCCCGACGCAGCGCTTCATCTTCTCCGAGGAAACCGCGCGCGCCGACTGCATCCGTCTGATGCCCTTCGGCCTCGCGATGGTCGGCCCGGTGATCTACACCTTCGGCACCCCCGAGCAGAAAGCCCATTTCCTGCCGCGCATCCTGTCGGGTGAGGATTGGTGGTGCCAGGGCTATTCGGAACCCGGCGCGGGCTCCGACCTGGCAAGCCTGCGCACCGCGGCGGTGCGTGACGGCGACGATTATATCGTCAACGGGCAAAAGACCTGGACGACGATGGCGCAGCACGCCGACTGGGGCTTTTTCCTGGTCCGCACCGACAAGGACGCCAAGCAGCAGGAAGGTATCAGCTTCCTTCTCGTCGACATGAAATCGCCCGGCATCACCGTGCGCCCGATCATCACGCTGGGCGGCGAGCATGAGGTCAACGAGGTGTGGCTCGAGGACGTCCGCGTGCCGCAGTCGCAGCGCGTCTATGAAGAGAATAAGGGCTGGACCTGCGCCAAATTCCTTCTCGCGCACGAACGCACCGGCATCGCCGGGGTCGCATCGTCGAAACGCGGGATCGAGAAGGTGAAGGAGATCGCGCGCACCGAACTCGATGGCGACAAGCCGCTGTTCGCGAACCCCTTCTTCAAGCGCAAGCTCGCCGAGCTTGAAATCGACCTGACCGCGCTCGAATTCACCGAACTGCGCAGCCTTGCGGGCGCCAATGCCGGCAAGGGACCGGGGCCCGAATCGAGCCTGCTCAAGATCAAAGGCAGCGAAATCCAGCAGCGCCTGACCGAATTGACGCTGGAGGCGGTCGGCCATTATGGCGCGCCTTATTTCCGCGGCTTCGGCGCCAACGACCTTGGGGGCGACAACGAGCATCCGATCGGCCCCGACTATGCCCATCGCGCCGCGCCGACCTATTTCAACATGCGCAAGACGACGATCTATGGCGGGTCGAACGAGATTCAGCGCAACATCATCGCGAAGATGGTGCTCGGATTGTGA
- a CDS encoding acyl-CoA dehydrogenase family protein, which translates to MDFTYTETQDMIRDTLSRFLADTYDFETRQKFINGDTGRDPAIWTALAQDLGMLGAAFSEEQGGLGGGALENAIIMEELGKVIAIEPYLPTVVIAGGALKAVGGAQADAMIPEIIAGNAIVAFAYAEPQGRYDLANLRTTAKKDGAGYVLNGHKSTVYAAPWASHLLVTARTGRNQRDKDGVSLFLIDANLAGIVRRDYPTVDGSRASEIYFENVAIPGDALLGGEGTGLPLIEQIVDEATVAVCAEATGVMQKLHEGTLEYTQQRKQFGLPIAKFQVLQHRMVDMFMEVEQARSMTVMGTLKLDLPANERMAAVSACKSKVARGAKFVGQNAIQTHGGIGITQELAIGHYFKRATMIEGQFGSADYHLDRYERIALAD; encoded by the coding sequence ATGGATTTCACCTATACCGAAACGCAGGACATGATCCGCGACACGCTGTCGCGCTTCCTTGCCGACACTTATGATTTCGAGACGCGCCAGAAGTTCATCAATGGCGATACCGGCCGCGATCCCGCGATCTGGACCGCGCTCGCGCAGGACCTGGGGATGCTCGGTGCGGCGTTCAGCGAAGAGCAGGGCGGCCTCGGCGGCGGCGCGCTCGAAAATGCGATCATCATGGAAGAACTGGGCAAGGTCATCGCGATCGAGCCCTATCTGCCGACCGTCGTCATCGCGGGCGGCGCGCTCAAGGCCGTCGGCGGCGCGCAGGCCGACGCGATGATCCCCGAAATCATCGCGGGCAACGCGATCGTCGCGTTCGCCTATGCCGAACCGCAGGGCCGCTACGACCTCGCGAACCTGCGCACCACCGCGAAGAAGGATGGCGCGGGCTATGTGCTGAACGGCCACAAGAGCACCGTCTATGCCGCACCCTGGGCGAGCCACCTGCTCGTCACCGCGCGCACCGGCCGCAATCAGCGCGACAAGGATGGCGTGTCGCTGTTCCTGATCGACGCCAATCTGGCGGGCATCGTCCGCCGCGACTATCCGACTGTCGACGGCAGCCGCGCGTCCGAAATCTATTTCGAGAATGTCGCGATCCCCGGCGACGCCTTGCTCGGCGGCGAAGGGACGGGCTTGCCGCTGATCGAACAGATCGTCGACGAAGCGACCGTTGCGGTCTGCGCCGAGGCGACCGGCGTGATGCAAAAACTCCACGAAGGCACGCTCGAATATACCCAGCAACGCAAGCAGTTCGGGCTGCCGATCGCCAAGTTCCAGGTCCTCCAGCACCGCATGGTCGACATGTTCATGGAGGTCGAGCAGGCGCGTTCGATGACGGTCATGGGCACGCTGAAGCTGGATCTGCCCGCGAACGAGCGCATGGCCGCTGTCTCGGCCTGCAAGAGCAAGGTCGCGCGCGGCGCGAAGTTTGTCGGCCAGAATGCGATCCAGACCCACGGCGGCATCGGCATCACCCAGGAGCTGGCGATCGGCCATTATTTCAAACGCGCGACGATGATCGAGGGCCAGTTCGGCAGCGCCGACTATCACCTGGATCGCTACGAGCGCATCGCGCTGGCGGATTGA
- a CDS encoding TonB-dependent receptor, which produces MPLLALALVGLPAQVAAAEERAFNVPGGALSTALPQLSRQAGVSISVADARLWQADVRPVRGRMDVQRALKQMLAGTDARAVRVNATSWRIERRAPSPNIARRAPPRAAPQPRAREPAPVVASADEAIIVTASKTDLPYSHFAGVATRLDGDDLAFGGERGTDSILSRVATISSTYLGAGRNKLFIRGIADSSFTGPTQATVGQYLGDVRLSYNAPDPDLRLYDIDSVEVLEGPQGTLYGAGSLGGIIRSVPKAPDPRETRLQAIAGVSATQHGEPGGDIAGIVNVPVGDGGSAVRLVGYMLTDGGYIDNPLLGKNDVNRTRIWGGRAAARVELGDNWTVDIGGVYQAITSDDAQYADKNAPPLTRSSLVEQGAKARYGLGTIVIQKDWDDLHFQTSNAFVSHRLFERFDAGKPGEDPRILDQNNRTRMFVSETRLSRPFLDGFGWVIGTSFIDNRTRQRREYGSTLLRATVPGVTNEITEFTGYAEGTVELLPHVIVSAGGRISHARLGGEADGVPFAIAFAGRATTAHRTETDLLPSFSLLATPFDNFRLYARYQEGFRPGGLAIDGDFVRRFRNDQVRTWEGGVRFGEKGRTPFDANVSVSYTRWRDIQADFIDGNGFPTTANIGDGRITSLSGAVAFRPVAALSFDLGAVYNHSRVDELSALALAAFADAPAKLGRIPNVASHAVRGAVTYVAPVDADTELRVNGWANYIGPSRLGIGPVLGEGQGDYIDTGLALRLGSEHRGLSLTLTNIFDARGNRFALGTPFVEGGAGYVTPLRPRTIRIAVDVAY; this is translated from the coding sequence ATGCCCCTGCTGGCCCTCGCGCTTGTCGGCCTGCCGGCGCAGGTCGCGGCGGCCGAGGAGCGGGCGTTCAACGTGCCCGGCGGGGCGCTGTCGACGGCGCTGCCGCAACTCAGTCGCCAGGCGGGCGTCAGCATCAGCGTCGCCGACGCGCGGCTGTGGCAAGCCGACGTCCGGCCGGTGCGCGGGCGCATGGACGTGCAGCGCGCACTGAAACAGATGCTTGCCGGCACCGATGCGCGGGCGGTGCGGGTCAATGCGACGAGTTGGCGGATCGAGCGCCGCGCGCCGTCGCCGAACATCGCGAGACGCGCGCCACCGCGCGCGGCGCCGCAGCCGCGTGCGCGCGAACCGGCGCCCGTGGTCGCGTCGGCGGACGAGGCGATCATCGTCACCGCGAGCAAGACCGACCTTCCCTATTCGCATTTCGCAGGCGTCGCGACCCGGCTGGATGGCGACGATCTGGCGTTTGGCGGTGAGCGCGGAACCGATTCGATCCTGTCGCGCGTGGCGACGATTTCCTCGACCTATCTCGGGGCCGGGCGCAACAAGCTGTTCATTCGCGGCATCGCCGATTCGAGCTTCACCGGCCCGACGCAGGCAACGGTCGGGCAATATCTGGGCGACGTCCGGCTCAGCTACAACGCGCCCGACCCCGATCTGCGCCTTTACGACATCGACAGCGTCGAGGTGCTCGAGGGGCCGCAGGGCACGCTTTATGGCGCGGGATCGCTTGGCGGGATCATCCGCTCGGTGCCGAAAGCGCCCGATCCGCGCGAGACGCGGCTGCAGGCGATCGCGGGCGTCTCCGCCACGCAGCATGGTGAACCCGGCGGCGATATCGCGGGCATCGTCAACGTGCCGGTCGGCGACGGCGGCAGCGCGGTGCGCCTGGTCGGCTATATGCTGACCGACGGCGGCTATATCGACAATCCGTTGCTGGGGAAGAATGACGTCAATCGCACCCGGATCTGGGGCGGACGCGCCGCCGCGCGGGTCGAGCTTGGTGACAATTGGACCGTAGATATCGGGGGCGTCTATCAGGCGATCACCTCCGACGACGCGCAATATGCCGACAAAAATGCCCCGCCGCTGACGCGCAGTTCGCTGGTCGAACAGGGCGCGAAGGCGCGATACGGGCTTGGCACCATCGTGATCCAGAAAGACTGGGACGATCTGCATTTCCAGACGTCGAACGCGTTTGTCAGTCACCGCCTGTTCGAGCGGTTCGACGCGGGCAAGCCCGGCGAAGACCCCCGGATCCTCGATCAGAACAACCGCACACGCATGTTCGTCAGCGAAACCCGGTTGTCGCGGCCGTTCCTCGACGGGTTCGGCTGGGTCATCGGCACCAGCTTCATCGATAATCGCACGCGGCAGCGGCGCGAATATGGAAGCACGCTGCTGCGCGCCACCGTGCCGGGGGTGACGAATGAGATCACCGAATTCACCGGCTATGCCGAGGGCACGGTGGAATTGCTGCCGCATGTGATCGTTTCGGCGGGCGGGCGCATCTCGCACGCGCGGCTTGGCGGCGAGGCCGATGGCGTGCCCTTCGCCATCGCCTTTGCCGGGCGCGCGACGACGGCGCATCGCACCGAAACCGACCTTCTCCCCTCTTTCTCGTTGCTTGCCACGCCGTTCGACAATTTCCGCCTCTATGCCCGCTATCAGGAGGGATTTCGTCCGGGCGGCCTTGCCATCGACGGCGATTTCGTGCGCCGTTTCCGCAACGACCAGGTGCGAACCTGGGAAGGCGGGGTCCGTTTTGGCGAGAAAGGGCGCACGCCGTTCGACGCCAACGTGTCGGTGTCGTATACGCGCTGGCGCGACATCCAGGCGGACTTCATCGACGGCAACGGCTTTCCGACGACCGCCAATATCGGCGACGGCCGGATCACGAGCCTTTCGGGAGCGGTCGCGTTCCGGCCGGTCGCCGCGCTATCCTTTGATCTCGGCGCGGTCTATAACCACAGCCGCGTCGACGAATTGTCGGCGCTGGCGCTCGCGGCCTTTGCCGATGCGCCCGCCAAGCTGGGCCGCATCCCCAATGTCGCGAGCCACGCGGTTCGCGGCGCGGTGACCTATGTCGCGCCTGTCGACGCCGATACGGAACTGCGCGTCAACGGCTGGGCGAACTATATCGGGCCGTCGCGGCTGGGCATCGGCCCGGTGCTTGGCGAAGGCCAGGGCGATTATATCGATACCGGCCTCGCGCTACGCCTCGGCAGCGAACATCGCGGCCTGTCGCTGACGCTGACCAATATATTCGACGCGCGCGGCAACCGCTTCGCGCTCGGCACGCCGTTCGTCGAGGGCGGTGCGGGCTATGTCACCCCGCTCCGCCCCCGCACGATCCGGATTGCGGTGGATGTGGCGTATTAG
- a CDS encoding MBL fold metallo-hydrolase has product MKKSLRALTALLLLLVVAGGAAMLFQRPIGLWLYQRGLDSQAGRDSLAKLPDGLHVGLCGTGSPLPNRDRAGACTVVIAGKAMFVVDAGEGGARNIALMGLPNGEIRALFLTHYHSDHIDGLGPMMLLRWTGSGNKSPLPVYGPTGIEAVVGGFNAAYAADNGYRTAHHGPVITPPAAAGATAMPFAVPTGPVVVYAAGGLKVTAFPVDHHPVQPAVGYRFDYKGRSVVISGDTAKSPMVEAMAKGTDLLIHEALQPEMLLMLAARLKVTGRPQTAQIMHDILDYHASPAQAAESAETAHVKMLVLTHIVPPYPMRYLDAAFLGDAKSKFAGPLIVGEDGDSYSLPAGSDAITRGNWF; this is encoded by the coding sequence ATGAAAAAAAGCTTGCGGGCGCTAACGGCGCTCCTGTTGTTGCTGGTCGTCGCGGGGGGCGCGGCGATGCTGTTCCAGCGGCCGATCGGCCTGTGGCTCTATCAGCGCGGTCTCGACAGCCAGGCCGGGCGCGACAGTCTCGCCAAGCTGCCCGACGGATTGCATGTCGGCCTGTGCGGCACCGGATCGCCGCTGCCCAACCGCGACCGCGCGGGCGCCTGCACGGTGGTGATCGCGGGCAAGGCGATGTTCGTCGTCGATGCCGGCGAAGGTGGCGCGCGCAACATCGCGTTGATGGGCCTGCCCAATGGCGAGATTCGCGCGCTGTTCCTGACTCATTATCATTCGGACCATATCGACGGCCTCGGCCCGATGATGCTGCTGCGCTGGACGGGAAGCGGCAACAAGAGCCCCCTCCCCGTCTATGGCCCGACCGGGATCGAGGCGGTGGTCGGCGGCTTCAACGCCGCTTATGCCGCCGACAATGGCTATCGCACCGCGCACCATGGCCCGGTGATCACGCCGCCCGCCGCCGCGGGCGCGACCGCGATGCCCTTTGCGGTGCCCACGGGGCCGGTCGTGGTGTACGCGGCCGGCGGGCTCAAGGTCACCGCCTTTCCGGTCGATCATCACCCGGTCCAGCCCGCGGTCGGCTATCGCTTCGATTACAAGGGCCGCAGCGTCGTGATCAGCGGCGACACCGCCAAGTCGCCGATGGTCGAAGCCATGGCCAAGGGCACCGACCTGTTGATCCACGAAGCCTTGCAGCCCGAGATGCTGTTGATGCTCGCCGCCCGGTTGAAGGTGACGGGACGCCCGCAGACGGCGCAGATCATGCACGACATTCTCGATTATCACGCCAGCCCCGCGCAGGCGGCCGAAAGCGCCGAGACCGCGCATGTGAAGATGCTGGTGCTCACCCACATCGTCCCGCCCTACCCGATGCGCTATCTCGACGCGGCGTTCCTGGGTGATGCGAAGAGCAAGTTCGCTGGGCCGCTGATCGTCGGCGAGGATGGCGACAGCTATTCGCTTCCCGCCGGCAGCGACGCGATCACGCGCGGCAATTGGTTTTAG
- a CDS encoding TadE/TadG family type IV pilus assembly protein has protein sequence MVEMALVLPLFLALLMGILVYGQYFLLAHSVQQAANDGARAAIVGLDAADRSAIAVRAVDRSMHAIAGFVPSTRSVAVSETGDAVTVAVAYSVPPTSLIRSSFVPSPGNVIRARATFELPVD, from the coding sequence ATGGTTGAGATGGCGCTCGTGCTGCCGCTCTTCCTCGCGCTCCTGATGGGCATATTGGTCTACGGCCAATATTTCCTGCTCGCGCACAGCGTCCAGCAGGCGGCGAACGACGGCGCCCGCGCCGCGATCGTCGGCCTCGACGCCGCCGACCGTAGCGCCATCGCGGTCCGCGCCGTCGATCGCAGCATGCACGCGATCGCGGGCTTCGTCCCCTCAACACGCAGCGTCGCGGTCAGCGAGACCGGCGACGCGGTGACGGTCGCCGTCGCCTATAGCGTCCCGCCCACCAGCCTCATCCGATCCTCCTTCGTCCCGTCGCCGGGCAATGTCATCCGCGCCCGTGCGACCTTTGAGCTTCCGGTGGATTGA